A portion of the Zootoca vivipara chromosome 6, rZooViv1.1, whole genome shotgun sequence genome contains these proteins:
- the C6H16orf87 gene encoding UPF0547 protein C16orf87 homolog, with product MSAGRAKKVKMATKSCPECDQQVPVACKSCPCGYIFISRKLLHAKRSERLPSSESRSEAKRRRTERVTRERINSVVNKDLENRRRSRSNSHSDHSRRGRGRPKTASAKKHEEEREKQEKEVDMYANLSDEKAFVFSVALAEINRKIINQRLIL from the exons ATGTCTGCAGGCAGGGCCAAGAAAGTGAAGATGGCCACCAAGTCCTGCCCAGAGTGCGACCAGCAG GTTCCTGTTGCATGCAAATCCTGTCCGTGTGGCTATATATTTATCAGTCGAAAACTCTTGCATGCTAAACGTTCCGAAAGGCTGCCGTCCTCAG AAAGCAGAAGTGAAGCTAAGAGGAGACGGACAGAGAGAGTCACAAGAGAGAGGATAAACTCCGTGGTAAATAAAGATTTAGAAAACAGGAGAAGATCCAGATCAAACAGCCATTCGGATCACagtagaagaggaagagggagaccaaAGACTGCCTCAGCGAAAAAACACGAGGAGGAAAGAG AGAAACAAGAGAAAGAAGTTGACATGTATGCAAACCTATCTGATGAAAAGGCTTTCGTATTTTCCGTGGCCTTGgcagaaataaacagaaaaataatCAACCAGAGGCTTATTCTGTGA